A portion of the Brevundimonas pondensis genome contains these proteins:
- a CDS encoding sigma-70 family RNA polymerase sigma factor, translating to MAHVRAPDGPQDNGPPSRGSRPVSIIEAGDWRDAMAAFLPSLRAFAFSLSRNAADADDLVQETLTKAWAHRERFEPGSNLRAWLFTILRNSWYTGAAKRRREIADEEGHYAARLIAEASQEWTAELTSLQTALGALPPEHREAIVLVGAAGLSYQEAADISGCAVGTIKSRVNRARHRLALLLDMEPPVEADQNVIREDS from the coding sequence ATGGCCCATGTTCGCGCGCCTGACGGGCCACAGGACAATGGCCCGCCCAGTCGAGGCTCCCGCCCCGTCAGCATCATTGAGGCCGGAGACTGGCGTGACGCCATGGCCGCCTTCCTGCCCTCGCTTCGCGCCTTCGCCTTCTCTCTGTCCAGAAACGCAGCCGACGCCGACGACCTGGTGCAAGAAACCCTTACCAAGGCCTGGGCGCATCGCGAGCGCTTCGAGCCGGGCAGCAACCTGCGAGCCTGGCTTTTCACCATCCTGCGCAACAGCTGGTACACCGGGGCGGCCAAGCGCCGTCGTGAAATCGCGGATGAAGAGGGCCACTACGCCGCCCGTCTCATCGCTGAGGCCAGCCAGGAATGGACAGCAGAACTGACCTCGCTGCAAACAGCCCTGGGCGCCCTGCCGCCCGAGCACCGCGAAGCCATCGTCCTGGTCGGAGCAGCCGGCCTCTCCTACCAGGAAGCCGCCGACATTTCCGGCTGCGCCGTGGGCACAATCAAAAGTCGCGTCAACCGCGCACGCCACCGCCTGGCCTTGTTGCTCGACATGGAACCCCCTGTCGAAGCTGACCAAAATGTAATCCGCGAAGACAGCTAG
- a CDS encoding MBL fold metallo-hydrolase: MSQPASPIGVFITPVTPLQQNCTTVWCTKTNKAAVIDPGGSVDAILSEITRRGLTLDAIWITHGHLDHAGAAAEMQEKTGVDIIGPHVEDQFWIDLIPTQGQKYGLPDVRSFTPTRFLNDGDVLTLGETTWEVVHCPGHTPGHVVFFNREARFAQVGDVLFQGSIGRTDFPRSDHGALLHAITQKLWPLGDDVTFVPGHGPHSTFGAERRTNPYVSDQAMSRAPIARPATGPS, encoded by the coding sequence ATGAGCCAGCCCGCCTCCCCCATCGGCGTCTTCATCACGCCCGTCACGCCCCTGCAGCAGAACTGCACCACCGTCTGGTGCACGAAGACGAACAAGGCCGCCGTCATTGATCCCGGCGGGTCGGTGGATGCGATTCTGAGCGAGATCACGCGGCGCGGCCTGACGCTGGACGCCATCTGGATCACCCATGGCCACCTCGACCACGCCGGCGCCGCCGCCGAGATGCAGGAAAAGACCGGCGTCGACATCATCGGCCCCCACGTCGAGGACCAGTTCTGGATCGACCTGATTCCCACCCAGGGTCAGAAGTACGGCCTGCCCGACGTGCGCAGCTTCACCCCGACGCGCTTCCTGAACGACGGCGACGTTCTGACGCTGGGCGAGACGACCTGGGAGGTCGTCCACTGCCCGGGCCACACGCCCGGCCATGTCGTCTTCTTCAACCGCGAGGCGCGCTTCGCCCAGGTCGGCGATGTCCTGTTCCAGGGTTCGATCGGCCGGACGGACTTCCCCCGCAGCGACCACGGCGCCCTACTGCACGCCATCACGCAGAAGCTGTGGCCGCTCGGCGACGACGTGACCTTCGTGCCCGGCCACGGCCCGCACTCAACCTTCGGCGCCGAGCGGCGGACCAATCCCTATGTCTCGGATCAGGCCATGTCGCGCGCGCCCATCGCCCGCCCGGCGACCGGACCCTCCTGA
- a CDS encoding ammonium transporter, translating to MTQFKNSLPGLLALLCLTGGLFAVGAALAAPDAAAVANIASAAVTASEPAPALFSHQVPLELDAAGTAWLGTSTALVLLMTLPGLALFYGGMVRRKNVIATITQSVAAFAVVSLTWFIAGYTIAFGTNGDAGVNQYIGSLDALFLNGVTVDTAHSLLPGIPEFLWVSFQLTFAIITPALITGAFAERLKYSGMLLFTALWSLVVYAPIAHWVWGGGFLGAQGVLDFAGGAVVHVNSGVAGLVCALFLGPRKGYGVEPITAHNPVLTMIGASLLLVGWIGFNAGSAGAANGLMGAALINTLLAAAAASLAWKFVEVVYKKKWSLIGVLSGVVAGLVAITPAAGFVDPKGAVIIGLIAGPACYVSSVWLKKLLRYDDSLDAFGLHGAGGLVGALLTGVFASTAINSLSEGANIGAQALGLVWTILWSAVGTLIILLICKYTTGLRVTDEQESEGLDAHLHGEVLDGV from the coding sequence ATGACGCAGTTCAAGAACAGCTTACCGGGGCTTCTCGCCCTGCTTTGTCTAACCGGCGGATTGTTCGCGGTGGGAGCGGCGCTCGCAGCGCCTGACGCCGCCGCCGTCGCCAACATCGCCAGTGCCGCTGTAACAGCGTCGGAGCCTGCTCCGGCGCTGTTTTCACATCAGGTTCCGCTGGAGCTGGATGCGGCGGGCACGGCCTGGCTGGGGACCTCCACTGCCCTGGTCCTGTTGATGACCCTGCCGGGTCTGGCGCTCTTCTACGGCGGCATGGTGCGCCGCAAAAACGTGATCGCCACGATCACCCAGTCGGTCGCCGCCTTCGCGGTGGTGTCGCTGACCTGGTTCATCGCCGGCTATACCATCGCCTTCGGGACGAACGGCGACGCCGGAGTCAATCAGTACATCGGCAGCCTGGACGCCCTGTTCCTGAACGGGGTGACGGTGGACACGGCCCACAGCCTGCTGCCGGGCATCCCCGAGTTCCTCTGGGTGTCGTTCCAGCTGACCTTCGCCATCATCACCCCGGCGCTGATCACCGGCGCCTTCGCCGAGCGGCTGAAGTACTCGGGCATGCTGCTGTTCACGGCCCTGTGGTCGCTGGTGGTCTATGCGCCGATCGCCCACTGGGTCTGGGGCGGCGGCTTCCTGGGGGCGCAGGGCGTGCTCGACTTCGCCGGTGGCGCGGTGGTGCACGTCAACTCGGGCGTGGCGGGTCTGGTCTGCGCCCTGTTCCTCGGGCCGAGGAAGGGCTACGGCGTCGAGCCCATCACGGCGCACAACCCCGTTCTGACCATGATCGGCGCCTCGCTGCTGCTGGTCGGCTGGATCGGCTTCAACGCCGGTTCAGCGGGGGCGGCCAACGGCCTGATGGGCGCAGCCCTGATCAACACCCTGCTGGCGGCGGCTGCAGCTTCGCTGGCCTGGAAGTTCGTCGAGGTGGTCTACAAGAAGAAGTGGTCGCTGATCGGCGTTCTGTCGGGCGTGGTTGCGGGTCTGGTCGCCATCACCCCGGCGGCGGGCTTTGTCGATCCCAAGGGCGCGGTCATCATCGGCCTGATCGCCGGTCCGGCCTGCTATGTCTCGTCGGTCTGGCTGAAGAAGCTGCTCAGGTATGACGACAGCCTGGACGCCTTCGGCCTGCACGGCGCGGGCGGTCTGGTCGGCGCCTTGCTGACCGGCGTCTTTGCCTCCACGGCGATCAACAGCCTGTCCGAAGGGGCCAACATCGGAGCCCAGGCGCTGGGGCTGGTCTGGACCATCCTGTGGAGCGCGGTCGGCACACTGATCATCCTGCTGATCTGCAAGTACACCACGGGCCTGCGCGTCACCGACGAGCAGGAATCCGAAGGTCTGGACGCTCACCTGCACGGCGAAGTGCTGGACGGCGTCTGA
- a CDS encoding acyl-CoA dehydrogenase family protein, whose product MDFAPSERGVMWRERLSDFIDRHVVPAEAEYRAQVHADPRVQAPVMEALKVRAKEAGLWNMFLPGDHGAGLSNLEYAPLAELMGRRLWSAEVFNCNAPDTGNMEVLHMYGDTAQQERWLKPLMAGEIRSAFLMTEPEVASSDATNIQTSIVRDGDHYVINGRKWWSTNMAHPNVAMTIVMGKTDPDAATHQQQSQIIVPVDTPGFRVERMLSVFGYDEAPIGHAEVVLENVRVPASNLIAGEGRGFEIAQGRLGPGRIHHCMRVIGAAERALELMVERLLTRTAFRKAIAEHSVWEQRVAEARTNIEMCRLLVLKAAWMMDEVGAKNAKSEIAQIKVAAPRMALKVIDDAIQAFGGAGVSGDTPLAELYATVRTLRIADGPDEVHNRTIARLEYAKGEGLRR is encoded by the coding sequence ATGGATTTCGCCCCTTCCGAACGCGGCGTGATGTGGCGCGAGCGTTTGTCGGACTTCATCGACAGGCATGTCGTTCCGGCCGAAGCGGAATACCGCGCCCAGGTCCACGCCGACCCGAGGGTCCAGGCTCCCGTCATGGAGGCGCTGAAGGTCAGGGCGAAGGAGGCCGGGCTGTGGAACATGTTCCTGCCGGGCGACCACGGCGCGGGGCTGAGCAATCTGGAATACGCCCCCCTAGCCGAACTGATGGGGCGGCGGCTGTGGTCGGCCGAGGTGTTCAACTGCAACGCCCCGGACACCGGCAATATGGAAGTCCTGCACATGTACGGCGACACCGCGCAGCAGGAGCGCTGGCTGAAGCCGCTGATGGCGGGCGAGATCCGTTCGGCCTTCCTGATGACAGAGCCCGAGGTGGCGTCGTCGGACGCCACCAACATCCAGACCAGCATCGTCCGCGACGGCGACCACTATGTGATCAACGGCCGCAAGTGGTGGTCGACCAACATGGCCCACCCCAATGTCGCCATGACCATCGTCATGGGCAAGACCGACCCGGACGCCGCAACCCACCAGCAGCAGAGCCAGATCATCGTGCCGGTGGACACTCCTGGCTTCCGCGTCGAGCGGATGCTGTCGGTCTTTGGCTATGACGAGGCGCCGATCGGCCATGCCGAGGTGGTGCTGGAGAATGTCCGCGTGCCGGCCTCGAACCTGATCGCGGGCGAGGGGCGGGGCTTTGAGATTGCTCAGGGGCGGCTTGGCCCGGGTCGTATCCACCACTGCATGCGTGTGATCGGCGCCGCGGAAAGGGCGCTGGAGCTGATGGTCGAGCGGCTGCTGACGCGCACCGCTTTCCGTAAGGCCATCGCCGAACATTCGGTGTGGGAGCAGCGCGTGGCCGAGGCGCGCACCAATATCGAGATGTGCCGCCTGCTGGTGCTGAAGGCCGCCTGGATGATGGACGAGGTCGGAGCCAAGAACGCCAAGTCCGAGATCGCCCAGATCAAGGTCGCCGCGCCCCGCATGGCGCTGAAGGTCATCGACGACGCCATCCAGGCCTTCGGCGGGGCGGGCGTGTCGGGCGACACGCCTCTGGCCGAACTCTACGCCACGGTTCGCACCCTGCGCATCGCCGACGGCCCGGACGAGGTGCATAACCGCACTATCGCGCGGCTGGAATACGCCAAGGGCGAGGGGCTGCGACGCTGA
- a CDS encoding TorF family putative porin, with protein MRLALACASLLALTVGAGAAQAQTAPEVAFNIGVVSDYVFRGASQTDEEPALQGGVDVSFASGFYVGGWASMVDFGDDTDAEVDLYGGYRTELGGYGLDLGVVSYLYVNEPGSADYNYVELKAAASRAIGPVTLGAAVYYSPNFFGADEQTTYLEANAAYAVTDKWSVSGAIGHQSLDVNDDYATWNLGVAYALTDHLVVDVRYHDTDVDGPLTDDRFVVGLKASF; from the coding sequence ATGAGACTTGCACTTGCTTGCGCATCATTGCTGGCGCTGACCGTGGGGGCGGGCGCCGCCCAGGCCCAGACCGCGCCAGAGGTAGCTTTCAACATCGGCGTGGTCAGCGACTATGTTTTCCGCGGCGCCAGCCAGACGGACGAGGAGCCCGCGCTCCAGGGCGGAGTCGATGTCAGCTTCGCCAGCGGTTTTTATGTAGGCGGTTGGGCGTCCATGGTGGATTTCGGAGACGACACGGACGCCGAAGTCGATCTGTACGGCGGCTATCGAACCGAATTGGGAGGCTATGGTCTGGACCTCGGGGTGGTGAGCTATCTCTACGTGAACGAACCGGGCTCGGCGGACTACAACTATGTGGAGCTGAAAGCGGCGGCCTCGCGGGCCATCGGTCCGGTGACGCTGGGGGCGGCGGTTTATTATTCGCCGAACTTCTTCGGGGCGGACGAGCAGACCACCTATCTGGAAGCCAACGCCGCCTATGCCGTGACGGACAAGTGGAGCGTGTCCGGCGCGATTGGTCATCAGTCGCTGGATGTCAACGACGACTACGCCACCTGGAACCTGGGCGTGGCCTACGCCCTGACAGATCACCTGGTGGTGGACGTCCGGTATCATGACACGGACGTGGACGGACCGCTGACCGATGACCGCTTCGTGGTGGGGTTGAAGGCCAGCTTCTAG
- a CDS encoding SCP2 sterol-binding domain-containing protein, whose amino-acid sequence MDLNAVTDHIRNAVGDNSGLGKTVKLDLGDVGKIFIDGASVPNSVTNDDKPADATVSMKWDDFVALSEGKLDPMMAFMQGKLKIAGDMMIAQKLAPLLKR is encoded by the coding sequence ATGGACCTGAACGCCGTCACTGACCACATCCGCAACGCCGTCGGCGACAACTCGGGCCTTGGCAAGACCGTCAAGCTGGACCTGGGCGACGTCGGCAAGATCTTCATCGACGGCGCCTCGGTGCCGAACTCGGTGACCAACGACGACAAGCCGGCCGACGCCACCGTTTCGATGAAGTGGGACGACTTTGTCGCCCTGTCGGAAGGCAAGCTGGACCCGATGATGGCCTTCATGCAGGGCAAGCTGAAGATCGCCGGCGACATGATGATCGCCCAGAAACTGGCGCCTCTGCTGAAGCGCTGA
- the tig gene encoding trigger factor, which produces MQVVEKSNEGLSRVIAVTIPVAELNEKLEARIKEVAPQMKLKGFRPGKVPAAHVKKTFGRDFMGEIINASLNETSQKALDDAKLRPAAPAEMKLISDMDKVIAGQEDLAYEMSLEVMPDFTPVDPKTLKLERPTYTASDEDLDEALKELASQAKSYEDKKGKTVKAAEGDQLTIDFVGKLDGEVFEGGSAEDADLVIGSNRFIPGFEEQLKGAKVGEEKTIEVTFPEEYQAKNLAGKAATFDIKVKAIKAEAEAKIDDEFATRIGLESLDKLKELLKANLDQQYAGAARFKLKRALLDQLDAAHDFALPPKMVDAEFEGIWAQVSADKDAGRLPEEDAKKSEDELKAEYKKIAERRVRLGLVLAEIGRANNVGVTDQELSGAIMAEARNYPGQEKMVLDFYRQNPNAAAQLRAPIYEEKVVDLIVGVADVTDTPISKEELLKEEEEA; this is translated from the coding sequence ATGCAAGTCGTCGAAAAGTCGAACGAAGGCCTCAGCCGCGTGATCGCGGTGACCATCCCCGTCGCCGAGCTGAACGAAAAGCTCGAAGCGCGCATCAAGGAAGTCGCGCCGCAGATGAAGCTCAAGGGCTTCCGTCCGGGCAAGGTGCCGGCCGCGCACGTCAAGAAGACCTTCGGCCGTGACTTCATGGGCGAAATCATCAACGCCTCGCTGAACGAAACCAGCCAAAAGGCCCTGGACGACGCCAAGTTGCGCCCGGCCGCCCCGGCCGAGATGAAGCTGATCTCGGACATGGACAAGGTCATCGCCGGTCAGGAAGACCTGGCCTATGAAATGTCGCTGGAAGTCATGCCTGACTTCACCCCGGTCGATCCCAAGACCCTGAAGCTGGAGCGCCCGACCTACACCGCTTCGGACGAAGATCTGGACGAAGCTCTGAAGGAACTGGCCTCGCAGGCCAAGTCCTATGAGGACAAGAAGGGCAAGACCGTGAAGGCCGCCGAAGGCGACCAACTGACCATCGACTTCGTCGGCAAGCTGGACGGCGAAGTGTTCGAAGGCGGTTCGGCCGAGGACGCCGACCTGGTGATCGGCTCCAACCGCTTCATCCCGGGCTTCGAAGAGCAGCTGAAGGGCGCCAAGGTCGGCGAAGAGAAGACCATCGAAGTGACCTTCCCGGAAGAATACCAGGCCAAGAACCTGGCCGGCAAAGCCGCCACGTTCGACATCAAGGTCAAGGCCATCAAGGCCGAAGCCGAAGCCAAGATCGACGACGAGTTCGCCACCCGCATCGGCCTGGAGTCGCTGGACAAGCTGAAAGAGCTGCTGAAGGCCAATCTGGACCAGCAATACGCCGGCGCCGCCCGTTTCAAGCTGAAGCGCGCCCTGCTGGACCAGCTGGACGCAGCCCACGACTTCGCCCTGCCGCCGAAGATGGTGGACGCCGAGTTCGAAGGCATCTGGGCCCAGGTGTCGGCTGACAAGGACGCCGGCCGTCTGCCGGAAGAGGACGCCAAGAAGTCGGAAGACGAGCTGAAGGCCGAGTACAAGAAGATCGCCGAGCGCCGCGTGCGCCTGGGTCTGGTCCTGGCTGAAATCGGCCGCGCCAACAACGTCGGCGTGACGGACCAGGAACTGTCGGGCGCCATCATGGCCGAAGCCCGCAACTATCCGGGTCAGGAAAAGATGGTCCTGGACTTCTACCGCCAGAACCCGAACGCCGCCGCCCAGCTGCGTGCGCCCATCTATGAAGAGAAGGTCGTCGACCTGATCGTCGGCGTCGCCGACGTCACCGACACGCCGATCTCGAAGGAAGAGCTGCTGAAGGAAGAAGAGGAGGCGTAA
- the egtB gene encoding ergothioneine biosynthesis protein EgtB: MNSTVRVSRRNDGEIAAYRRIRARLPRLAATLLAEDLTAQSMPDASPGKWHLAHVSWFFEAMILSKQAGYTPVDDRFGRLFNSYYEALGERIARGERGLMTRPSLDEVMAYRDEIDRRMEARLAQGLDDDLARYLFELGLHHEQQHQELFLMDLLNLMACSPLDPAAYDVEPRDEAVDSGQGGWVSFQGGLCEIGAGQEGFAFDNERPAHKVWLEPFSLSADLVTSEDWIAFIDDGGYRRVEFWLSDGWARVKAEGWSAPLYWREEAAGWSVMTLAGRRPVDPAAPVRHVSFYEADAFARWSGRRLPTEAEWEQAARADPAAFSNLTGEVWQWTASAYAPYPGFRPTEGTAAEYNGKFMANQMVLRGGAFATPEGHARSSYRNFYYPHQRWMFAGVRLAADGAQAADAEARDAFRREMIEGLSHRPRTLSPKWFYDAEGSRLFEEITRLPEYYPTRQEAALLRRVAPEWAKRFGPGAVLVELGSGASEKTRIVLNATSNLAAYVPIDISSTALQAAAKRIRADYPGLKVLPVVGDFEHLAPPSAEAGQGRRIGFFPGSTIGNLTPEAAVALLRSSREVLGKGSLFILGVDLVKSPEALVAAYDDAQGVTAAFNRNLLARANRELGMDFTPEAFAHAAVWNAEQSRIEMHLRATRSMTVHLDKLAFHLGEGETIHTESSRKFDEVSVKAMAEAAGWRLAAFEIGEAPSVALALLVA, translated from the coding sequence ATGAATTCAACCGTCCGTGTTTCTCGCAGAAACGACGGCGAGATAGCGGCCTATCGGCGGATACGTGCGCGGCTGCCCAGGCTTGCAGCCACTCTTCTGGCTGAGGACCTGACCGCACAGTCGATGCCGGACGCCAGCCCTGGCAAATGGCACCTGGCGCATGTCTCTTGGTTTTTCGAGGCGATGATCCTGTCGAAACAGGCGGGCTACACGCCGGTGGATGATCGGTTCGGGCGCCTGTTCAACTCCTACTATGAAGCGCTGGGCGAGCGGATCGCACGTGGGGAACGCGGTCTGATGACCCGTCCGTCGCTGGATGAGGTCATGGCCTATCGCGATGAGATTGACCGCCGGATGGAGGCGCGGCTGGCGCAGGGGCTGGACGACGATCTGGCGCGGTATCTGTTCGAACTGGGACTGCACCATGAGCAGCAGCATCAGGAACTGTTCCTGATGGACTTGCTGAACCTGATGGCGTGTTCTCCGCTTGACCCGGCGGCCTATGACGTAGAGCCGCGCGACGAGGCGGTGGATAGCGGCCAGGGCGGTTGGGTCTCCTTTCAGGGCGGCTTGTGTGAGATCGGCGCCGGGCAGGAAGGCTTCGCCTTTGACAACGAGCGTCCGGCTCACAAGGTCTGGCTGGAGCCTTTTTCGCTGTCGGCGGATCTGGTCACCAGCGAGGACTGGATCGCGTTCATCGACGACGGCGGCTATCGGCGGGTCGAGTTCTGGCTGTCGGACGGCTGGGCGCGGGTGAAGGCCGAGGGGTGGAGCGCGCCGCTTTACTGGCGTGAAGAGGCGGCGGGATGGAGCGTCATGACCCTGGCCGGACGCCGCCCCGTCGATCCCGCCGCGCCGGTTCGGCACGTCAGCTTCTATGAGGCTGACGCCTTTGCGCGCTGGTCGGGCCGGCGGCTGCCGACCGAGGCGGAATGGGAGCAGGCGGCGCGGGCGGATCCGGCGGCCTTCTCCAACCTGACGGGCGAGGTCTGGCAGTGGACCGCCAGCGCCTATGCGCCCTATCCGGGGTTCCGCCCGACCGAGGGGACGGCGGCGGAATACAACGGCAAGTTCATGGCCAATCAGATGGTCCTGCGCGGCGGGGCCTTCGCCACGCCCGAGGGGCATGCGCGGTCCAGCTATCGCAACTTCTATTATCCGCATCAGCGCTGGATGTTCGCCGGCGTCAGGCTGGCTGCTGACGGGGCGCAGGCCGCCGATGCCGAGGCGCGTGACGCCTTTCGCCGGGAGATGATTGAAGGCCTGTCGCATCGCCCCAGAACCCTGTCTCCCAAGTGGTTCTATGACGCCGAGGGGTCTCGCCTGTTCGAAGAGATCACCCGCCTCCCGGAATACTATCCCACCCGGCAGGAGGCGGCCCTGCTGCGACGTGTGGCGCCAGAATGGGCGAAACGGTTCGGACCCGGCGCGGTGCTGGTGGAACTGGGCTCAGGCGCCAGCGAGAAGACGCGGATTGTTCTCAATGCGACCTCGAACCTGGCGGCCTACGTCCCCATCGACATCAGTTCCACCGCCCTACAGGCGGCGGCGAAGCGTATCCGGGCCGACTATCCAGGGCTGAAGGTGTTGCCCGTGGTTGGCGATTTCGAGCACCTGGCGCCGCCTTCCGCCGAGGCTGGGCAGGGGCGCCGGATCGGCTTCTTTCCCGGTTCGACCATCGGCAATCTGACGCCGGAGGCGGCGGTGGCTCTGCTGCGGTCTTCGCGCGAGGTGCTGGGGAAGGGCAGTCTGTTCATCCTCGGCGTCGATCTGGTGAAGTCGCCCGAGGCGCTCGTCGCCGCCTATGACGACGCCCAGGGCGTGACGGCTGCGTTCAATCGCAATCTTCTGGCGCGCGCCAATCGCGAGCTGGGCATGGATTTCACGCCCGAGGCTTTTGCGCATGCCGCAGTATGGAACGCTGAGCAATCACGGATCGAAATGCACCTGCGTGCGACCCGGTCGATGACCGTGCACCTGGACAAGCTGGCCTTCCATCTTGGCGAGGGCGAAACGATCCACACCGAAAGCTCGCGCAAGTTCGATGAGGTTTCGGTCAAGGCCATGGCTGAAGCCGCCGGATGGCGCCTGGCGGCGTTCGAGATCGGCGAGGCTCCGTCTGTCGCCCTGGCCCTGCTGGTCGCCTGA
- a CDS encoding con-10 family general stress protein yields the protein MAEGQPTRGSGVSKRGFASMDPERQREIARKGGASVPSEKRSFSQDRSLAAQAGRKGGEASHGSRNKTDEAPPKG from the coding sequence ATGGCCGAAGGTCAGCCCACCCGCGGCTCGGGTGTTTCCAAGCGAGGCTTCGCCTCGATGGACCCCGAACGTCAACGCGAGATCGCCCGCAAGGGCGGCGCCAGCGTTCCCAGCGAGAAACGCAGCTTCTCCCAGGATCGCAGCCTGGCCGCCCAGGCCGGCCGCAAGGGCGGAGAGGCCTCGCACGGATCGCGCAACAAGACCGACGAAGCCCCGCCAAAGGGTTAA